A DNA window from Plasmodium brasilianum strain Bolivian I chromosome 12, whole genome shotgun sequence contains the following coding sequences:
- a CDS encoding cytochrome c1 has protein sequence MAGGGALNNLFPGYKDKIWLKLPYQLRVYLINSWNKEFEKNMLKAKIKNNRIKNLNYYILDRFKPNDNYKNSHTDYKRQICRGTLEEGCDFYLPDRKNQDRLKNHLEPYTNEENEERKKYKYLNLKYYILFALGFSIVHNNIQSRPVAWCMDSEPPHTPHYPFWFKSIFHSHDIPSVRRGFEVYRQICATCHSMEQLQFRSLVNEVYPEKRVKQIAASYDIEDGPDDKGEMFTRPGVLTDSFPKPYPNEEAARYANGGAAPPDLSVITSARHNGPDYIFSLLTCYRDPPEGVVLRPGLYYNTYFAGGSISMPPPLQDDMIEYEDGTPCNVSQMAKDVVNFLTWAAEPTHDERKLTGLKLVSGAFVAMVLMTVWQRFFWTIYATRRIDFGKIKYL, from the exons ATGGCCGGTGGGGGAGCATTAAATAACTTGTTTCCAGGATACAAGGATAAAATATGGCTAAAGCTTCCTTACCAA CTTCGAGtctatttaataaattcatgGAATAAggaatttgaaaaaaacatgttaaaagcaaaaataaaaaataacagaataaaaaatttgaattattatatactgGATAGATTTAAGCCAAAtgataattacaaaaatagtCATACAGATTATAAAAGACAGATATGTAGAGGAACGTTAGAAGAAGGGTGTGATTTTTATTTGCCTGATAGAAAAAATCAGGATAGattaaaaaatcatttagAACCATAtacaaatgaagaaaatgaagaaagaaaaaaatataaatatttaaatttaaaatattatatattatttgccTTGGGTTTTTCTATagtacataataatatacaatcAAGACCAGTTGCTTGGTGTATGGACTCAGAACCACCACATACCCCTCATTATCCATTTTGGTTTAAGTCCATTTTTCATTCTCATGATATACCAAGTGTAAGGAGGGGGTTTGAAGTCTATAGACAAATATGTGCAACTTGTCATTCGATGGAACAATTACAGTTTCGTAGTTTAGTTAATGAAGTATATCCTGAAAAACGAGTAAAACAAATAGCAGCATCTTATGATATAGAAGATGGTCCAGATGACAAAGGGGAGATGTTTACAAGGCCAGGTGTATTAACAGATTCATTTCCAAAACCATATCCAAATGAAGAAGCAGCAAGATATGCAAATGGTGGTGCAGCACCACCAGATTTGTCAGTTATAACTTCAGCAAGACATAATGGACCAgactatattttttcattattaactTGTTATCGTGATCCTCCAGAGGGCGTAGTACTAAGACCtggtttatattataatacttACTTTGCTGGTGGATCTATATCCATGCCTCCACCCCTTCAAGATGATATGATTGAATATGAAGATGGAACACCGTGTAATGTTTCTCAGATGGCAAAAGATGTTGTAAACTTCTTAACATGGGCAGCTGAACCAACACATGATGAAAGAAAACTAACGGGTCTCAAATTAGTAAGTGGTGCTTTTGTTGCAATGGTACTAATGACTGTATGGCAGAGATTTTTCTGGACTATTTATGCTACTAGAAGAATTGATTtcggaaaaataaaatatttataa
- a CDS encoding hypothetical protein (conserved Plasmodium protein) — translation MCILCNHTEKGGVENTAIGTWSKGVSLIFCSSIFLLHFMNEDKLNIFNKNIPDGEYKMIYYLSIYNLIGAAVLLLLSVLGHFIYKGLLRPIYLSSFIVSLFLISSGVYTTSISKNISLKIIGIMDALKFHPDYMLLNKINNLNDGGDATVIQAEFVRQMKTEGAVIDSSAKSVFDASKVLEMIKDRQSFLETKKDILLKSLTREDLMKMFNNIKASEHSVNKTMVENTILELYEKIKNIRLNFDIYDNFYKFMENDSVAFITNSEKIKNFTDIFQKFFNYYNKSVFNSLQYELVKHDNEVIKIYLDSIQKIKLVRTKKRNAKLDEYIDDMKKRNILILSSVLLLMSFIYIHKGATLTTKSSMSITLM, via the coding sequence ATGTGCATTTTATGTAATCATACGGAAAAAGGGGGAGTTGAAAATACAGCTATAGGAACATGGTCCAAAGGGGTGAGCTTAATATTCTGCTCCtcgatatttttattacattttatgaATGAAGATaaactaaatatatttaataaaaatataccagatggagaatataaaatgatttattatttaagcatatataatttaataggTGCGGCAGTTTTGTTATTACTTTCTGTATTAGggcattttatatataagggTCTTTTACGACCTATTTATTTAAGCTCTTTTATCGTctccttatttttaatttcttctgGAGTTTATACTACATCAATAAGCAAAAACATTTCTTTGAAAATTATAGGTATAATGGATGCACTAAAATTTCACCCAGATTATAtgcttttaaataaaataaataatttaaatgatgGTGGAGATGCTACTGTTATACAAGCCGAGTTTGTACGTCAAATGAAAACAGAAGGTGCAGTAATTGATAGTAGTGCTAAGTCTGTATTTGATGCAAGTAAAGTATTAGAAATGATAAAGGATCGTCAATCATTTCTTGAAAcgaaaaaagatattttattaaaaagtttaACAAGAGAAgatttaatgaaaatgtttaataatataaaagctTCTGAGCATAGCGTTAATAAAACTATGGTTGAAAATACCATATTagaattatatgaaaaaataaaaaatattcgtcttaattttgatatatatgataatttttataaatttatggaAAACGACTCTGTTGCCTTTATAACGAATtcggaaaaaataaaaaattttacagaCATATTTcagaaattttttaattattataataagtCTGTATTCAACTCTTTACAATATGAATTAGTAAAACATGATAatgaagtaataaaaatatacttagattcaatacaaaaaataaaactcgTACGgacaaaaaagagaaatgcAAAATTGGATGAATACATAGatgatatgaaaaaaaggaatatacttattttatcatCTGTATTGTTGCTCATGTCTTTTATTTACATTCACAAGGGGGCAACCTTAACAACAAAAAGTTCAATGTCAATCACCTTAATGTAA